One Gordonia crocea genomic window, GTCCGGCTCGATCTCGGCCACCGAGTTCGTCGCCTGGTACAACGGCCACCCCGACTATGTCGACCTCGACGTTGACCTGTCCGCCGAGCGCGCCGTGGTCGTCGGGAACGGCAACGTCGCCCTGGACGTGGCGCGCATCCTGGCCACCGACCCCGACGTGCTCGCCAAGACCGACATCGCCGAGCACGCGCTGGCCAAGCTGCGTGAGTCCAACATCCGCGAGGTCATCGTGCTGGGCCGCCGCGGTGTCGCGCAGGGCGCCTACACCAACAGCGAGTTCCTGGCGCTCGGCGACGTGGAGGGCCTCGACATCGTCATCGAGTCCGACGAACTGGGTCTCGACCCGATCTCGGCGGCCGCCGGCGACGAGCTGGACTCGACCATCGCCACCAAAGTCCGCCTGGCGAACGAGTTTTCGGAGCGGTCGGCCGACGGCGACCGCCGCATCGTCTTCCGCTTCCTGGCCTCGCCGGTGTCCATCAACGGCGACGACAAGGTCGAATCGGTCACCATCGTTAAGAACGCCTACGGCGACGACACCGACCGGGTGACCGTGCACGCCACCGACGAGACGACCACCGTCGACGCCGGGCTGGTGCTGCGGTCCATCGGCTACAAGGGCCACGCCGACGCGGTGCCCGACCTGCCCTTCGATGACGAGCGCGGCATCGTCCCCAACGACGCCGGCCGGGTCCTCGACGACGGCGAGCAGATGACCGGCGTCTACGTCACCGGCTGGATCAAGCGCGGCGCCACCGGCGGCATCGGCCGCAACCGGCTGTGCGGCGAGGAGACCGCCGAAGCCGTCATCGCCGACTTCATCGAGGACAAGCTCGTCGACCCGCAGGCATCGCGCGAGGAAATCGAGCAGCTCGTCGTGGAGCGCGGGGCACACCTCATCGACCTGGACGGATGGAAGAACATCGACGCCGCGGAGAAGGCGGCCGGACGCGAATCCGGACGCCCGCGGATCAAGCTCACCGACGTCTCGGCGCTCGAGGCCGCAGCCGGATCGGCAGAATAGGCGCATGCCGACCACCAGCGCCTCGGGCGCACTGCGCATCGCACTGCTGTCTTACCGGAGCAAGCCGCACTGTGGCGGGCAGGGTGTCTATGTGCGCCACCTCTCGCGCGAGCTCGCCCTGCTGGGCCACGACGTGGAGATCTTCTCCGGCCAGCCCTACCCCGAGCTCGACCAGGTGGCCATCGACGCCGGCGTGCGGATCACCAAGGTGCCCAGCCTCGACCTGTACGGCGAGCCGGAACCGTTCCGCAACCCGCGCCTGAGCGAATACCGCGACTGGATCGACGCGATCGAGGTCGCCCAGATGTGGACCGCCGCCTTCGGTGAGCCGCTCACGTTCAGCCTGCGCGTGGCGCGGCTGCTGGAGCAGCGGCGCGACGACTTCGACGTGGTGCACGACAACCAGTCCCTGGGCTACGGCCTGCTGCGGCTGCCGACGATGGGCTTCCCGCTCGTCGCGACGATCCACCACCCGATCACCCGCGACCGCGCCCTGGCCATCAAGGCGGCCAAGGGCTGGCGCAAGATCACCGCGGCTCGCTGGCACTCGTTTTTGGCCATGCAGGGCCGGGTCGCGCGTCGGATCCCGGTGCTGCTCACCGTGTCCCGCAGCAGCGAGGTGGACACCCGCAAAGCCTTCAAGATCCCGGTCGGGCGGATCGCGACGATCCCGCTCGGCGTCGACACCGAACTGTTCGCCCCGCCCGGGCAGGCGCAGCGAGAGTCGGCCGTCACGTCGCGCGTCCCCGGTCGGGTGGTGTGCGTCGCCAGCGCCGATGCCCCGCTCAAGGGTGTCTCCTACCTGCTGGAGGCCATCGCCAAGGTGGCCGCCGAACGCCCCGTCGACCTGACCCTGGTGTCCAAGCTCGACCCCACCGGACCGTCGGCCCGGCTCATCGAGCAGTTGTCGATCGGCGAGAGCGTCCGCGTCGTCAACGGCATCGACGACGAGGAGTTGGCCGACCTGCTGGCCAGCGCCGAGGTCGCCGTCGTGCCGTCGCTGTACGAGGGCTTCTCGTTGCCGGCGGTGGAGGCCATGAGCTGTGGCACCCCGCTGATCGCGACGCGCGCCGGGGCCATCCCGGAGGTCGTCGGTGAGGGCGACGGGGCCGGCGCCGTGCTGGTGCCGCCGCGCGACTCGGGGGCCATCGCCCAACAGTTGCTCAGGCTGCTCGACGACGAGCAGGCGCGCACCGACCTCGGGGCCGCCGCCCGGCGCCGCGTCGAGGAGAACTTCAGCTGGGCGGCGGTGGCCGCCAAGACCGTCGAGCAGTACCGCACCGCGATTGAGGGGGAGAAGTAATGCTGACCGTGGATTTCGATCGGCTCGCCGTCGGGCCGGAGACCCAGGCCATCGACATCGGCGCCGGGCAGGGACGGCACTCGTTTGAGATGTTCCGCCGCGGTGCCGACGTCATCGCCTTCGACCAGTCCGAGTCCGACATGGCCGACGTCGGCGAGATGTTCGACGCCATGATGGCCGAGAACCAGGTCCCCGCGTCGGCGAAGGCGCGCGCCGAGGTCGGTGATGCGCTGCACCTGCCGTATGCCGACGACACCTTCGACGTGGTGTTGATGTCGGAGATCCTCGAGCACGTCCCGGCCGACGAGGCCGCGATCGCCGAGATGGTCCGCATCCTCAAGCCCGGCGGCAAGGCCGCGGTGACCGTGCCGCGGTACTGGCCGGAGAAGGTGTGCTGGGCGCTGTCGGACGAGTACCACGAGGTCGAGGGCGGGCACGTCCGCATCTACCGGGCCTCGGAGTTGGCGGCCAAGCTCGAGGCGGCGGGCCTGCTCGTCACCGGGACCGGCCACGCGCACGCGCTGCACGCGCCGTACTGGTGGATCAAGTGCGCCGTCGGCGTGGAGAACGACCGCAACCCGCTGGTCCGCGGCTACCACCAGCTGCTGGTGTGGGACATGATGTCGGCCCCGACGGTGACCCGCACCGCGGAGAAGCTGCTGAACCCGGTGATCGGCAAGTCGGTCATCCTGTACCTGGAAAAGCCTGCATAACGGTGGGCTCCCTCCCCGAGTTGCCCGGTGTCCTGAGCGCGGCACAGGTCGGCGCCACCGGTGCCGCGATCGCCGCGATGCAGGAGCGCTCCGGTGCGCTGCCGTGGTTCCCGGGCGGCAAGACCGATCCGTGGGACCACGTCGAATCGGCGATGGCGCTCTCGGTGACCGGGTTCGACGAGCAGGCCCGGGCGGCGTACCGGTGGTCGGCGCGCACGCAGCGCCCCGACGGGTCGTGGCCGATCGAGTTCCGCGGCGGCACCGTCGTCGACCCGAACATCGACAGCAACTTCTGCGCCTACCTCGCCGTCGGGGTGTGGCACCACTACCGCACCAGCGGTGACCTCGACTTCCTCGCCGAGATGTGGCCGACGGTGCGCGCCGCCATCGACCTGGTCTGCCGGTTCCAGCGCGACGACGGGGCATTCCGATGGGCCGCCGACGCGACGAGTCTCGCCATGTTCGACGAGGCGCTGCTCACCGGTAACGCCAGCATCCTGCATTCGCTGGACTGTGCCGGGCGGATCGCCGAGACGATGGACGACGCGGACAGCGCCGAGCGCTGGGCGTCGGCGCAGGCGCGGTTGGCGCGGGCTTTCGCGTCGGCCTTCGCCGACGTCGACGGGGCGCCGGCTGGCGTCGTGCCCGGCGTCTTCGTCGCACCGTCGTCGCACTCGATGGACTGGTACTACCCGGTGCTCGGCGGTGCGGTGCGCGACGAGCGGGCGCACGCTCTGATCGACCGGCGGTGGGACGAGTTCGTCGTCGCCGGCAAGGGGATCCACTGCATCGACCACCGGCCGTGGGTGACCGGCGCCGAGACGAGCGAACTGGCCCTGGCGCTGGAGTCGATCGGCCGCGTCGACGAGGCGGTGGCGTTGATCGACGACATCGGGCACCTGCGCGATCCCGACGGGTCGTACTGGACCGGCCTGGTCTACGCCGACGGGAAGCGCTGGCCGGTGGAGAAGAGCTGCTGGACCTCGGCCGCCGTCGTGCTCGCCGCCGACGCGATCAGCCGCGCCTCGGCGGGCAACGGAATCTTCCGCGATGTCCGCGCGGCCGCCGAGCCCGTCGCCGCCCGCTAACCCCGCCTTCGCCGACTGGGCCCGTTTTCCCGCCGACTGGGCCCTCATTCGTGCCGACTGGGCCCTCTTTCCCGTCGACTGGGCCCTCATTCCTGCCGACTGGGCCCTCATTCCTGCCGACTGGGCCCTCATTCCTGCCGACTGGGCCCTCGCGCCGCCGGATTAGAACGTGTTACAGTTCTCTCAACTAGACACCTGTCCAGGAGGGGCGTCCGATGGAATTCGGAATCGTGCAGTTCACCAGCGACCGCGGCTTGCCGCCGCAGGTCTTGGCGCCGTTGATCGAGCAAGCCGGCTTCGCGTCGTACTACGTCCCCGAGCACGGCCACATCCCGACGAGGCGCGACGCCGCGCACCCGGGGACCGGTACCTCGGAGCTGCCCGACGACCGGTACATGCGCACCCTCGACCCGTGGACGACGCTGGCCGCGGCCGCCGCGGTTACCGAGCGCATCCGCCTCGCGACGGCCGTCGCCCTGCCGGTGCAGTCCGACCCGATCACCCTGGCGAAGACCATCGCCACCCTCGACCACCTGTCGCAGGGGCGGGTGACGCTCGGCGTCGGGTTCGGATGGAACCTCGACGAGCTGGCCGACCACAAGGTTCCGCCGAAGCGCCGTCGCACCATGCTGCGCGAGTACCTCGAGGCGATGCGCGCCCTGTGGACGCAGGAGGAGGCCGAGTACGACGGCGAGTTCGTGCAGTTCGGCCCCAGCTGGGCATGGCCCAAGTCGACTCAAGACCACATCCCGGTGCTCGTCGGCGCGGCCGGCAACGAGA contains:
- a CDS encoding FAD-dependent oxidoreductase; amino-acid sequence: MAHVITRPCCNDGSCVSVCPVNCIHPTPDEPEFLTAEQLYIDPETCIDCGACIDECPVEAILPDDQLEEKDEPYLQINADYYKDHEVDGGLVPPKKAPPLPDKPLHVAIVGAGPAALYAAEVLVRKPSITVDVFDRLPTPHGLVRFGVAPDHAATKLVERGYLSTANKKNFNYFLNVRVGEHIKHDELAQRYHAVIYAVGAATDKRLGIAGEDLSGSISATEFVAWYNGHPDYVDLDVDLSAERAVVVGNGNVALDVARILATDPDVLAKTDIAEHALAKLRESNIREVIVLGRRGVAQGAYTNSEFLALGDVEGLDIVIESDELGLDPISAAAGDELDSTIATKVRLANEFSERSADGDRRIVFRFLASPVSINGDDKVESVTIVKNAYGDDTDRVTVHATDETTTVDAGLVLRSIGYKGHADAVPDLPFDDERGIVPNDAGRVLDDGEQMTGVYVTGWIKRGATGGIGRNRLCGEETAEAVIADFIEDKLVDPQASREEIEQLVVERGAHLIDLDGWKNIDAAEKAAGRESGRPRIKLTDVSALEAAAGSAE
- a CDS encoding alpha-L-rhamnosidase-related protein, with product MGSLPELPGVLSAAQVGATGAAIAAMQERSGALPWFPGGKTDPWDHVESAMALSVTGFDEQARAAYRWSARTQRPDGSWPIEFRGGTVVDPNIDSNFCAYLAVGVWHHYRTSGDLDFLAEMWPTVRAAIDLVCRFQRDDGAFRWAADATSLAMFDEALLTGNASILHSLDCAGRIAETMDDADSAERWASAQARLARAFASAFADVDGAPAGVVPGVFVAPSSHSMDWYYPVLGGAVRDERAHALIDRRWDEFVVAGKGIHCIDHRPWVTGAETSELALALESIGRVDEAVALIDDIGHLRDPDGSYWTGLVYADGKRWPVEKSCWTSAAVVLAADAISRASAGNGIFRDVRAAAEPVAAR
- a CDS encoding glycosyltransferase family 4 protein, which codes for MRIALLSYRSKPHCGGQGVYVRHLSRELALLGHDVEIFSGQPYPELDQVAIDAGVRITKVPSLDLYGEPEPFRNPRLSEYRDWIDAIEVAQMWTAAFGEPLTFSLRVARLLEQRRDDFDVVHDNQSLGYGLLRLPTMGFPLVATIHHPITRDRALAIKAAKGWRKITAARWHSFLAMQGRVARRIPVLLTVSRSSEVDTRKAFKIPVGRIATIPLGVDTELFAPPGQAQRESAVTSRVPGRVVCVASADAPLKGVSYLLEAIAKVAAERPVDLTLVSKLDPTGPSARLIEQLSIGESVRVVNGIDDEELADLLASAEVAVVPSLYEGFSLPAVEAMSCGTPLIATRAGAIPEVVGEGDGAGAVLVPPRDSGAIAQQLLRLLDDEQARTDLGAAARRRVEENFSWAAVAAKTVEQYRTAIEGEK
- a CDS encoding class I SAM-dependent methyltransferase, with product MLTVDFDRLAVGPETQAIDIGAGQGRHSFEMFRRGADVIAFDQSESDMADVGEMFDAMMAENQVPASAKARAEVGDALHLPYADDTFDVVLMSEILEHVPADEAAIAEMVRILKPGGKAAVTVPRYWPEKVCWALSDEYHEVEGGHVRIYRASELAAKLEAAGLLVTGTGHAHALHAPYWWIKCAVGVENDRNPLVRGYHQLLVWDMMSAPTVTRTAEKLLNPVIGKSVILYLEKPA
- a CDS encoding LLM class F420-dependent oxidoreductase → MEFGIVQFTSDRGLPPQVLAPLIEQAGFASYYVPEHGHIPTRRDAAHPGTGTSELPDDRYMRTLDPWTTLAAAAAVTERIRLATAVALPVQSDPITLAKTIATLDHLSQGRVTLGVGFGWNLDELADHKVPPKRRRTMLREYLEAMRALWTQEEAEYDGEFVQFGPSWAWPKSTQDHIPVLVGAAGNEKNFKWIARSADGWITTPGEADIEGSVGLLKQIWSDAGREGDPQIVVLDFKPVPEKLEKWRELGVTTVLYGLPDDTVERASGYLAKLAGKLGLAPATV